The genomic segment TAGTGAGCAGCATAATATTTATATTGCTGCAAATTTACTAAGTTATTTACGATTTACGATTACCATACGGGCGAATGCTCTTCGTAATTTGTAAATCTGGCATATATCTACTCAAGTCCGATAGCTATCGGACCTGAGTATATAAATGCCCTAATTCGTAAATCAACAATCGGAAAATCGCAAATAAAAAAAACCACCGTTAATCAGACGGTGGCAATATCATTAATCCAAATTAATTATATATGTATCTATCTTATAAAAACATGAAGGGGTTGGTGCAAAACACTTTAATAATCAATAAAGAGAAAAATGTTTTGTTTGCATAAGCATTGATGTTCCTTGTAATACCTACAGGCATCAAGGCAGGAGTGTACTGCATATTGGGCTGCCCCAAAGTGAAACGGTTATTACCTTTACGAAGGTTTTTGATTCTTTTTAACAAATTGGTGATTGTGCTTTTCATTATTGTGCTCTCCTTTTAATTATTTTTTGAATGTTTGACGGGCATACGAAGCTTTCAAAAGTGTTTTTTCGATAAGGCTCATATGGCAATAAGCGATTTCTTTAATAGTAACACTATTAAGAAAGGCAACAACGTTCTCTTTCGAGTCGATGTTTTTTGTTTTTGTATTGAGTGTTACTTGTATCATTTTGTTGTCGCTTTTGATTGAGACAAAATTGCAGGATACGGAAAGTTGAGAAACTTCAAGTTTTAGGTTTTTCTTACGGATGATTTGGGATTTAGAAAAGCCCATTTAGTATGACCTATATCACCTTTCATATATTAACAATTGATTTTAAATACTTTATAAAACAAGCAAGTCCCTCAAAAAAGGTCTTATCTTACTTACATATCGATTTGCAAGGTGCTCACTTTTTGCAAGAAAATTAAAAAACCGCGTTTGAGGCTTCTAGATTTATCCCAAATTCAGCATTATAAATGCTGAATCGATTAAGAAATTGTAATTCAATTTATATAAAATTGAATTACAATTTCCATCCTCTGGCGGCGGCGTGATAAACCCAACCAAACCAAATAGTTCGGTTTTGCAAACCTTCAATTGATTAATTTGGGTTTACTTTGCAAACGCATTGCTAAAGCTCCTCAAAAAAATCACCGGCCAAAAATTGCTGTTGCCTTTCTACCATGAGGTTTCTGATAAACAATTGCCACATCTCAGCGGATTGTACCATGTTCGAACACCTCAGCAGTTTGAAACCGAAGTGGATTTCCATTTAAAACACTATACTCCCATCACTTTGGATAGTTTAGTGGATCATATATATAATAGTATACCTATTAATAAGCCTACCTTTTTATTGAGCTTCGATGATGGGCTGCATGGTGTTCATGAATTTGTGATGCCCATACTGCAGCGTAAAGGATTGGAAGCAATGCTATTTGTGAACCCAGCGTTTATTAACAATAAAGATATGATGTTCAGGCTAAAGGCTGCTCTCATTGCCCATGAACTCAAGAAACAAAAAAACAAAGGGATGAAATATGTGGCCAAGTATTTATTCCATCTAAAACATGAACACACCGAACATTTAAACGAACTAGCCAAAGAACTCGAATTCGATTTTTCCGACTATTTGAAAACACATCAGCCTTATCTGAATTTAAATGAATTAAAAGAACTTAAAACAAACGGCTTCCATATTGGGGGACATACCGATACCCATCCCGAACTTAGGTATTTGCCTTTGGATGACCAAATTTCAGAAACGCTCAAAAGCATGGACTGGGTAAAACAAAACTTAAATCCCAAACATCACCTCTTTTCATTTCCGTTTACAGATTATGGAATAGGCACTGAATTTTATAAAGGTACTGAAAAACATATTGATTTATATTTTGGAGGAGCTGGACTAAAAATTGAATCAAATCCCAAACATTTGCAAAGAATTCCTGTTGAGAATTTTTCAAATGCAAAATGGATGATTTATTACCAATATATATACTGGTTACTTAAAATGCCCTTTGGCAAAAACAATATTAAACGCAAATAAATGTTAAAAGAAGGAATCAATATATTATATAAAGATGATTTGACTCAATTTATCCATAGCGAATTGTTTGGCAAATTCAGAGACGTTCCGATCAGTAAAATCAGAGCAATCTCGCAACTTAACAATCCTAGTAGGTTGGACGACAAACCCATGCTCCTTGTGCAAATTAAAGCAGGCGAAATTGTTGCCTACCTAGGAGTTTACCACGATTGTATCATAAAAGACCAAACCAAAATAACTATAGGTTGGACCAATGATTTGTGGGTAGCACCCAAAGACCG from the Bacteroidota bacterium genome contains:
- a CDS encoding polysaccharide deacetylase family protein; translated protein: MLKLLKKITGQKLLLPFYHEVSDKQLPHLSGLYHVRTPQQFETEVDFHLKHYTPITLDSLVDHIYNSIPINKPTFLLSFDDGLHGVHEFVMPILQRKGLEAMLFVNPAFINNKDMMFRLKAALIAHELKKQKNKGMKYVAKYLFHLKHEHTEHLNELAKELEFDFSDYLKTHQPYLNLNELKELKTNGFHIGGHTDTHPELRYLPLDDQISETLKSMDWVKQNLNPKHHLFSFPFTDYGIGTEFYKGTEKHIDLYFGGAGLKIESNPKHLQRIPVENFSNAKWMIYYQYIYWLLKMPFGKNNIKRK